A DNA window from Camelina sativa cultivar DH55 chromosome 17, Cs, whole genome shotgun sequence contains the following coding sequences:
- the LOC104755687 gene encoding nodulin-related protein 1-like, with translation MNFISEQVKKLSSSKPEEPEHNKPVAAEGTETATRPASNAELMASAKVVAEAAQAAARNESDKLDKGKVAGASADILDAAEKYGNYDEKTKTGQYLDKAEKYLNDYESSHATGTGAGVPPPTTTQAEPVSQTEPVAKKDGEESGGGLGGFAKTAQGFMK, from the coding sequence atgaatttcatCTCCGAGCAAGTTAAGAAACTCTCAAGCTCGAAACCAGAGGAGCCAGAACACAACAAGCCTGTTGCAGCCGAAGGAACAGAAACAGCCACAAGACCAGCTTCCAACGCCGAGCTCATGGCGAGTGCCAAGGTCGTTGCCGAAGCTGCTCAAGCCGCAGCTCGTAACGAATCAGACAAACTTGACAAAGGTAAGGTCGCCGGAGCCTCCGCTGATATCTTAGACGCCGCCGAGAAATACGGTAACTACGATGAAAAGACTAAAACTGGTCAGTACCTCGACAAGGCCGAGAAGTATCTCAACGACTACGAGTCGTCACACGCCACCGGTACCGGCGCTGGTGTTCCTCCTCCGACGACGACTCAGGCTGAGCCAGTAAGTCAGACTGAGCCGGTGGCTAAGAAAGACGGTGAAGAGTCTGGTGGTGGGCTTGGAGGTTTTGCCAAGACGGCCCAAGGTTTCATGAAGTGA
- the LOC104755688 gene encoding uncharacterized protein LOC104755688, which produces MGTKVHCESLSGGYHHSMGDLNKESNGCRWPLFYTDTKTSAAPPAANDQCYNAFPSQTTSFGYDKDVVRRTMLEHEAVFKTQVLELHRVYSIQKDMMEELKRKQLNNEWAPIEASFSSQATNVDARKWKIPTFPVYDRPSMSVVEDNGHSPMKGSSSQVVVGPVSWQNGASSKNVEMSEARPTKIRRKMIDLCLPADEYIDDNDEVVELKDHRVCSTSSQLPNGDVKTESRGDGLRIKYGSSRSNGLADLNEPLNAQETNEFAYGHPRDLRNGEFQGHIRDYGKSLNSSSVREHVPVVSLHSDENNRPKVWPHQPLRNDHYTGTHKSAAPFFQAAKPLDSSSQHMQVLMNSSQRVTSVPNSGPPSKPLFWRERTFIDLEADTDTNSSHEAITHQNHVESSLASHQQRHLYPYNPPDSAVSWNHLQSSWQNPGFGFSQKVASAQRYPVLNLSDTLSGNTQKQGFLGDRLQYENNSRLNSGCGNSSRLNHNMFYNECSSSSKPKFAGTDSNYPNGGRSDYSSEMKFVRDLNLNVTLSNTSVVEVRKDEERLATLPWLNKPKPVCNSEMADGKGNLKSNDVVLSSASKPLDIKDEAGDKVQNSMWLERLKSGSCSSNPETEKFTANMEIPGSAFKDQSNAGKGKVQNVRMLDMNEPCDPLWDEDQQTEEQVVTKVSVSNRCQIDLNMLVSDDEGENCSVPASSSSRQMKSKAPMLDLESVPESDDEEEDDNICGEKPSEDIQVEEKTLEKPPEFEKLAAETIVSISSACLDREPEVAASPEVSETIILHWFAETVNAHKENLDEKLDTLSRNQSRSIEEIDYFESMTLQLPEISEEEYMPKPLVPEDLKLEETTGTTLVTSQRPRRGNARKGKQRRDFQRDILPGLVSLSKHEVTEDIHMFDGFMRAAGSSWTPTGLTRKKTGTRGRPRRVITIPAEPVYIPVPAPAPAQYVHQQHVVSNQNNNGETEMSLEDRSFAGWGKMTRRPRRRRYPSTTTTVTASNQRSSSHAPFT; this is translated from the exons ATGGGAACAAAGGTGCACTGTGAAAGCTTATCTGGTGGATATCATCACTCTATGGGAGATCTCAACAAAGAGTCTAACGGTTGTAGATGGCCATTGTTCTACACTGACACTAAAACCTCTGCTGCTCCTCCTGCTGCTAATGATCAATGCTACAATGCCTTCCCGTCCCAGACTACTTCATTTGGTTATGACAAAGATGTTGTGAGAAGGACAATGCTCGAACACGAAGCTGTTTTTAAGACACAG GTTTTGGAACTTCACCGGGTGTACAGCATACAAAAGGATATGATGGAAGAACTGAAAAGGAAACAGTTGAATAACGAATGGGCTCCAATTGAGGCATCGTTTTCATCTCAAGCTACTAATGTCGATGCCCGTAAATGGAAAATCCCTACTTTCCCGGTTTACGATAGGCCATCCATGTCTGTGGTTGAGGATAATGGCCATTCTCCCATGAAAGGAAGCAGTTCTCAAGTGGTTGTTGGCCCTGTTTCATGGCAAAATGGAGCTAGTTCCAAGAATGTTGAAATGTCTGAGGCTAGACCGACTAAAATCAGAAGAAAGATGATAGACCTTTGTCTTCCAGCTGATGAGTACATTGATGACAATGACGAAGTTGTGGAGCTAAAAGATCACAGGGTTTGCAGCACCTCTAGTCAGCTTCCTAATGGAGATGTGAAGACTGAATCTCGCGGAGATGGGTTGAGGATTAAATATGGCTCGAGTAGAAGCAATGGTTTGGCTGACTTAAATGAACCACTTAATGCTCAAGAAACGAACGAATTTGCTTATGGTCATCCCCGTGACTTGCGTAATGGTGAGTTTCAAGGCCATATTCGCGACTATGGAAAATCTCTGAACTCGAGTAGTGTAAGGGAGCATGTTCCTGTTGTCTCTCTGCATTCAGATGAGAACAATAGACCAAAAGTTTGGCCACATCAGCCCTTAAGAAATG ATCATTATACTGGCACACACAAGTCTGCTGCTCCATTTTTTCAAGCGGCCAAGCCTCTTGATTCGTCGTCTCAGCATATGCAAGTTCTGATGAACAGTTCACAAAGAGTTACGAGTGTACCTAATTCTGGTCCACCAAGTAAGCCACTGTTCTGGAGAGAAAGAACGTTTATTGATCTAGAGGCTGATACTGATACCAATAGTAGTCATGAAGCCATCACTCATCAAAATCACGTGGAGTCAAGTTTAGCTTCTCACCAACAGCGCCACTTGTATCCGTATAATCCTCCAGATTCTGCTGTCTCGTGGAACCATTTGCAGTCTTCTTGGCAAAATCCTGGTTTTGGATTTTCTCAGAAAGTTGCTTCAGCACAGAGGTATCCGGTTCTAAACTTGTCTGACACACTGAGTGGTAATACTCAGAAACAAGGGTTTCTTGGAGATAGGTTGCAGTATGAAAACAATTCTAGATTAAACTCGGGGTGTGGGAATTCCAGTCGGTTAAACCACAACATGTTTTACAATGAGTGTTCCTCTTCATCAAAACCGAAGTTCGCAGGGACTGACTCTAATTATCCTAACGGAGGAAGAAGTGACTACAGCTCGGAGATGAAGTTTGTGAGAGATTTGAACTTAAATGTGACACTTTCAAATACTTCTGTTGTTGAAGTCAGAAAGGATGAAGAACGCTTGGCTACTTTACCATGGCTTAATAAACCCAAGCCTGTTTGTAACTCTGAGATGGCTGATGGGAAAGGGAATCTGAAGAGTAATGATGTTGTTCTGAGTTCTGCTAGTAAACCATTGGATATTAAAGATGAGGCAGGAGACAAAGTTCAGAATAGTATGTGGCTAGAGAGGTTAAAGTCTGGTTCTTGTTCCAGTAATCCGGAGACTGAGAAGTTTACTGCTAACATGGAAATTCCTGGATCTGCTTTTAAAGATCAATCCAATGCAGGAAAAGGTAAAGTCCAAAACGTTAGGATGCTAGACATGAACGAACCGTGTGATCCTCTTTGGGATGAAGATCAGCAAACAGAGGAACAGGTTGTGACAAAGGTTTCGGTTAGTAATAGGTGTCAGATTGATTTGAATATGTTGGTTAGTGATGATGAAGGCGAAAATTGTTCTGTTCCTGCCAGTTCAAGTTCAAGACAGATGAAATCGAAGGCCCCTATGTTAGATTTGGAATCTGTTCCTGagtctgatgatgaagaagaagatgataatatCTGTGGAGAAAAGCCATCAGAAGACATCCAAGTTGAAGAAAAAACTCTAGAGAAACCGCCAGAGTTTGAAAAACTAGCAGCAGAAACAATAGTTTCCATCTCTTCAGCTTGCCTAGATAGAGAGCCTGAAGTTGCTGCTTCGCCAGAAGTCTCTGAAACCATCATCCTTCACTGGTTTGCAGAAACAGTAAATGCTCACAAAGAGAATCTGGACGAAAAACTCGATACTTTATCGAGGAATCAATCACGTTCTATCGAAGAGATTGATTACTTTGAGTCAATGACCCTGCAACTACCTGAGATCTCAGAAGAAGAGTATATGCCTAAGCCATTGGTTCCTGAAGACCTCAAATTGGAGGAAACTACAGGAACCACGCTGGTAACGAGCCAAAGACCGAGAAGAGGAAACGCGAGAAAAGGGAAACAGAGACGAGACTTCCAAAGAGACATTCTCCCTGGACTTGTGTCTCTTTCAAAACACGAAGTAACAGAAGACATTCACATGTTTGATGGGTTCATGAGAGCAGCAGGAAGCTCCTGGACTCCAACCGGTTTAACAAGGAAGAAAACCGGTACAAGAGGAAGACCAAGACGAGTCATAACAATCCCTGCTGAACCGGTCTATATCCCGGTTCCAGCTCCAGCTCCTGCTCAATATGTTCATCAACAACATGTTGTGAGCAATCAAAACAACAATGGTGAGACTGAAATGAGTTTAGAAGATAGAAGCTTTGCAGGTTGGGGTAAGATGACAAGAAGGCCTAGAAGACGACGATATCCTTCAACTACTACAACTGTAACTGCAAGTAACCAACGTTCATCATCACACGCACCTTTCACGTGA